In Fibrobacter sp. UWB2, the following are encoded in one genomic region:
- a CDS encoding FprA family A-type flavoprotein, protein MIVSDFSESIKFVGVDDREIDLFEGQYKVPDGVSYNSYVIFDEKIAVTDSVDAHKVSEWLTNVENALQGKTPDYLIVHHLEPDHAGGFFEFIKKYPDATIAASAKALAFIPQFVKLPEGTKTLTLKDGDTLSLGKHTLKFIAAPMVHWPEVLLSYDESEKILFSADAFGTFGLSGKLGDDWVSEARRYYINIVGKYGMQVQSVLKKLAGIEVKTICPLHGPVLTDNLSFYIDKYNTWSSYAPETQGVFVAYAGVYGHTAEAAKKLAESLREKGVDVTIMDLARTYSSETVAQAFRYSHLAVCATTLDAGLFPAAEKFLTHLKAKNYGNRKVGIVENGTWAPMAAKKMHEILDTLKNVTFCETTVTLKSALDETSAAKLEELAVEFAKDLGKA, encoded by the coding sequence ATGATTGTTTCAGATTTTAGCGAAAGCATTAAGTTCGTGGGTGTGGATGACCGCGAGATTGATTTATTTGAAGGGCAGTACAAAGTTCCTGACGGAGTTTCGTACAATTCCTATGTAATTTTTGACGAGAAGATTGCGGTCACGGATTCCGTAGACGCACACAAAGTAAGTGAATGGTTGACAAATGTTGAAAATGCATTGCAAGGCAAAACGCCCGACTACCTGATTGTCCATCATTTGGAACCCGACCACGCCGGCGGCTTTTTCGAATTTATCAAGAAGTACCCGGACGCAACCATCGCCGCATCTGCAAAGGCACTTGCGTTCATTCCGCAGTTCGTCAAGCTCCCCGAGGGCACAAAGACGCTCACGCTCAAGGATGGCGACACGCTTTCGCTCGGCAAGCACACGCTAAAGTTTATCGCGGCCCCGATGGTCCATTGGCCTGAAGTCTTGCTCAGCTATGACGAATCCGAAAAGATTCTGTTCTCCGCCGATGCGTTCGGCACATTCGGACTTTCTGGAAAACTCGGCGATGACTGGGTGAGCGAAGCAAGACGTTACTACATCAACATCGTCGGGAAATACGGTATGCAGGTGCAGAGCGTTTTGAAGAAGCTCGCCGGTATCGAAGTCAAAACGATTTGCCCGTTGCATGGTCCGGTTCTTACAGACAATTTAAGTTTCTACATTGACAAGTACAACACCTGGAGCAGCTATGCGCCTGAAACACAAGGCGTATTTGTCGCTTACGCAGGCGTTTACGGCCACACGGCAGAAGCCGCAAAGAAGCTCGCGGAATCGCTCCGCGAAAAAGGCGTTGATGTAACGATTATGGATTTGGCCCGCACGTATTCTTCGGAGACGGTCGCACAGGCTTTCCGCTATAGTCATCTCGCCGTATGCGCAACAACGCTTGATGCCGGGCTCTTCCCCGCTGCCGAAAAGTTCCTCACGCACCTCAAGGCGAAAAACTACGGCAACCGCAAAGTCGGCATTGTCGAAAACGGCACATGGGCTCCGATGGCAGCCAAGAAAATGCACGAGATTCTTGACACGCTCAAGAACGTGACATTCTGCGAAACGACGGTCACGCTCAAGTCCGCACTCGACGAGACTTCTGCAGCAAAGCTCGAAGAACTTGCCGTAGAATTCGCGAAGGATCTCGGGAAAGCGTAG